CCCCTCTGGGACTCATCGATTGCAATTTCTGCAAGGTACAAATCATCCTTTTCAATATCGCATAAAACAAAATGGTCCAGGATATCTACAAGAATAAGCTGCCATGATTTGAAGTGGAACTCATGGCCACCACCTGACAGATAGATACTTACATAACCGATTATCTGATTGTTTTCATCTAAAATTACTTTAAAATAATTATTAGTATCCTTTTTTTGCAAATATTTTGAAATAGCTTTGACTGCTTTATCAGAGGATTTAAAAAACATGTCAAATGTTCTAAAATCAACATCATAAACCAAACGGGCAACATGGTTAACATCATGAATTTTAGGATCAAATGTCTCATAAATCAATTTAATCACTGTTTACAATAGTTAATGCAAAAACTCCTGCTCCAAAGCCATTATCTATATTTACAACAGCAATTCCCGGAGCACAGGACTGAAGCATTGCATCAAGTGCAACACGACCTCCTTCACCGACGCCGTAACCTACTGAAGTAGGAACACCGATTACCGGAACATCAACAAGACCTGCAACAACTGAAGGTAAAGCACCTTCCATTCCTGCACATACGATAAAGGCACGAACCCCTTCCTTAACCATATACGCTATTTGAGGAAAGAGCCTGTGAATTCCGGCAACTCCAATATCATAT
Above is a genomic segment from uncultured Methanobrevibacter sp. containing:
- a CDS encoding GNAT family N-acetyltransferase; the encoded protein is MIYETFDPKIHDVNHVARLVYDVDFRTFDMFFKSSDKAVKAISKYLQKKDTNNYFKVILDENNQIIGYVSIYLSGGGHEFHFKSWQLILVDILDHFVLCDIEKDDLYLAEIAIDESQRGKGMGKKVLHDVIDYARSKNYKRVILDADFRNAGAKKLYESIGFRQFNKKRVKIGSFERGMYNMEFIL